A single genomic interval of Ramlibacter pinisoli harbors:
- a CDS encoding zinc-dependent alcohol dehydrogenase has product MALIDVDPPQRRPGEVLVRITAGGICGTDVAIWKWHEAVVGQYAPRFPLIVGHEFAGTVVESDGDRVPPGTVVAVNPQIACGHCRYCGLGRPTLCDDRRLMGGRIDGGWTELVSVPQWNVHPLPAGTDAAVAPLLEPLSVATHAVLERVPVRAGDVVAVIGAGPIGILCAVLALAAGARQVLVTGVAADAGRLRLARELGAVPVDIDAADPLAALRALQADGADIVYETSGVASTLEQAVAMCRRGGSVGLIGLCHGASTLRSTPIVLKELALIGSRGYNETTWRLMMTVLPRVAADVLKLVTHQVEFRDFERALQMVERREGSKIVLRPS; this is encoded by the coding sequence ATGGCCCTCATCGACGTCGACCCGCCGCAGCGCCGGCCGGGCGAAGTGCTGGTGCGCATCACGGCCGGCGGCATCTGCGGCACCGACGTCGCAATCTGGAAGTGGCACGAGGCCGTGGTCGGCCAGTACGCGCCCCGCTTCCCGCTGATCGTCGGCCACGAGTTCGCCGGCACCGTGGTGGAGTCCGACGGCGACCGCGTGCCCCCCGGCACCGTGGTGGCGGTGAACCCGCAGATCGCCTGTGGCCACTGCCGTTACTGCGGCCTGGGCCGCCCCACCCTGTGCGACGACCGCCGCCTGATGGGCGGCCGCATCGACGGCGGCTGGACCGAGCTGGTCAGCGTGCCGCAATGGAACGTGCACCCGCTGCCCGCGGGCACCGATGCCGCGGTCGCGCCCCTGCTGGAGCCGCTGTCGGTGGCCACGCACGCGGTGCTGGAGCGCGTGCCGGTGCGCGCCGGCGACGTGGTGGCCGTCATCGGCGCCGGCCCCATCGGCATCCTGTGCGCCGTGCTGGCCCTGGCGGCCGGCGCCCGGCAGGTGCTGGTGACCGGCGTCGCGGCCGACGCCGGCCGGCTGCGGCTGGCGCGCGAGCTGGGGGCGGTGCCGGTCGACATCGACGCGGCCGACCCGCTGGCGGCGCTGCGCGCGCTGCAGGCCGACGGCGCCGACATCGTGTACGAGACCAGCGGCGTGGCCAGCACGCTGGAGCAGGCGGTGGCGATGTGCCGCCGCGGCGGCAGCGTGGGACTGATCGGCCTGTGCCACGGCGCCAGCACCCTGCGCAGCACGCCCATCGTGCTCAAGGAGCTCGCCCTGATCGGCTCGCGCGGCTACAACGAGACCACCTGGCGGCTGATGATGACCGTGCTGCCGCGGGTCGCGGCCGACGTGCTCAAGCTGGTGACGCACCAGGTGGAGTTCCGCGATTTCGAGCGCGCGCTGCAGATGGTCGAGCGTCGCGAGGGCAGCAAGATCGTGCTGCGCCCGTCCTGA
- a CDS encoding TRAP transporter substrate-binding protein has translation MNTRHFLAATLAAAALALAGPVQAQEHTIRFGHVVQPGHPISLGAQKLAELLAARSGGKMKLQELGGGSIGGEAQQLSAVQGGVQDMTLPSATVMGGVVKEFTLLDIPFSFGKAEQVDALLAGPFGELLMSKLADKGMVGLAFWETGFRQFTNSRKPLVNVEDIKGLKLRVIPNPMFVESFSALGANPVPMAFPELYGALESKAMDAQENPFSVIQTSKFFEVQKFLSVTNHVYTANPVVVSKKTWDKLTPDQQKILREATIEAGAYQRKVSRDASSVARKELEGKMQVNDVPPATLARMRELTTPVAEKFAASYDPAVVKVYRAELEKVRATVR, from the coding sequence ATGAACACCCGTCACTTCCTCGCCGCCACCCTGGCCGCGGCGGCGCTCGCCCTGGCCGGCCCCGTGCAGGCCCAGGAGCACACCATCCGCTTCGGCCACGTGGTGCAGCCGGGCCATCCGATCTCGCTGGGCGCGCAGAAGCTCGCCGAGCTGCTGGCGGCCCGCAGCGGCGGCAAGATGAAGCTGCAGGAACTCGGCGGGGGATCGATCGGCGGCGAGGCCCAGCAGCTGAGCGCCGTGCAGGGCGGCGTACAGGACATGACGCTGCCCTCGGCCACGGTCATGGGCGGCGTGGTCAAGGAGTTCACCCTGCTCGACATCCCGTTCTCCTTCGGCAAGGCAGAGCAGGTCGACGCGCTGCTGGCCGGCCCGTTCGGCGAGCTGCTGATGTCGAAGCTGGCGGACAAGGGCATGGTCGGCCTGGCGTTCTGGGAAACGGGCTTCCGCCAGTTCACCAACAGCCGCAAGCCGCTGGTCAACGTGGAGGACATCAAGGGCCTGAAGCTGCGCGTGATCCCCAACCCGATGTTCGTCGAGAGCTTCAGCGCGCTGGGCGCCAATCCGGTGCCGATGGCGTTCCCGGAGCTGTACGGCGCGCTCGAATCCAAGGCCATGGATGCGCAGGAGAACCCGTTCTCGGTCATCCAGACCAGCAAGTTCTTCGAGGTCCAGAAGTTCCTCAGCGTCACCAACCACGTCTACACCGCCAACCCGGTGGTGGTCAGCAAGAAGACCTGGGACAAGCTGACGCCGGACCAGCAGAAGATCCTGCGCGAGGCGACCATCGAGGCCGGCGCCTACCAGCGCAAGGTCAGCCGCGATGCGTCCTCGGTCGCGCGCAAGGAGCTGGAAGGCAAGATGCAGGTCAACGACGTCCCGCCCGCCACCCTGGCGCGCATGCGCGAACTCACCACCCCGGTGGCCGAGAAGTTCGCCGCGTCGTACGACCCGGCCGTGGTGAAGGTCTACCGGGCCGAGCTGGAGAAGGTGCGCGCCACGGTGCGCTGA